From Brassica oleracea var. oleracea cultivar TO1000 chromosome C3, BOL, whole genome shotgun sequence, a single genomic window includes:
- the LOC106329317 gene encoding zinc finger protein ZAT10-like — MALEALSSPRLASPVPPLFEDSSRFHGVEHWTKGKRSKRSRSDFHQQNLTEEEYLAFCLLLLARDGNRSNRQPLPLPPVAEKSSSSSYKCSVCDKSFSSYQALGGHKASHRKNSSQSQSGGGDDQSTSATTTSAVTTGSGKSHVCTICHKSFPSGQALGGHKRCHYEGNNNNTSSVSNSEGAGSTSHVSISHRGFDLNIPPIPEFSLVNGDDEVMSPMPAKKPRFDFSEKLQH, encoded by the coding sequence ATGGCGCTCGAGGCTCTTAGTTCACCGAGATTAGCTTCGCCGGTTCCTCCTCTGTTCGAAGACTCATCAAGATTCCATGGAGTCGAACACTGGACCAAAGGCAAACGTTCCAAGAGATCAAGATCCGATTTCCACCAACAAAACCTCACCGAAGAAGAGTATCTCGCTTTCTGCCTCTTGCTTCTCGCCCGCGACGGCAACCGCAGCAACCGTCAGCCTCTTCCTCTCCCTCCGGTGGCTGAGAAGTCGTCGTCGTCGTCCTACAAGTGCAGCGTCTGCGACAAGTCGTTCTCGTCTTACCAAGCTCTCGGCGGACACAAGGCGAGCCACAGGAAAAACTCATCACAGTCTCAATCCGGCGGAGGAGATGATCAGTCAACGTCGGCGACCACCACGTCCGCCGTGACAACCGGAAGCGGGAAGTCGCACGTGTGCACGATCTGTCACAAGTCGTTTCCTTCCGGACAAGCTCTCGGCGGACACAAGCGGTGCCACTACGAAGGGAATAATAATAACACTAGTAGCGTGTCTAACTCGGAAGGAGCGGGGTCCACCAGCCACGTCAGCATCAGCCATCGTGGGTTTGACCTTAATATCCCTCCGATACCGGAGTTCTCGCTGGTCAACGGGGACGACGAAGTGATGAGCCCGATGCCGGCGAAGAAGCCCCGTTTTGACTTCTCGGAGAAACTCCAACATTGA
- the LOC106330862 gene encoding uncharacterized protein At4g04775-like, whose translation MVCPQDVGVARRKTENHLFKWIDEALIDEIRMVEAKHERVAQEITKFEERVIEKVKSEIVRVEAEMSEKLKEKVNLEIARVAQDMKQKLKIATVAMVVVGAIVGIWTSISVIGWLSSEFDGFKIS comes from the exons ATGGTGTGCCCACAAGATGTTGGTGTGGCGAGG AGAAAAACTGAGAATCATCTATTTAAATGGATTGATGAAGCTTTGATTGACGAGATACGGATGGTAGAAGCGAAACATGAGAGAGTTGCTCAAGAGATTACAAAGTTTGAAGAAAGGGTTATAGAAAAAGTGAAGTCCGAGATTGTTAGAGTTGAAGCTGAGATGTCGGAAAAGCTCAAAGAGAAGGTGAACTTGGAGATTGCTAGAGTTGCACAGGATATGAAACAGAAGCTAAAGATTGCGACGGTGGCTATGGTTGTTGTGGGAGCAATCGTAGGAATATGGACTTCTATTTCAGTGATTGGTTGGTTGTCGTCTGAGTTTGATGGGTTCAAAATATCCTAA